The Candidatus Pantoea soli genome window below encodes:
- the hisS gene encoding histidine--tRNA ligase — MAKNIQAIRGMNDYLPADTAIWQRIEGTLKQVLASYGYSEIRLPIVEHTPLFSRAIGEVTDVVEKEMYTFEDRNGESLTLRPEGTAGCVRAGIEHGLLYNQEQRLWYVGPMFRYERPQKGRYRQFHQMGVEVFGLQGPDVDAELIMLTARWWKALGIADHVELELNSIGSLEARANYRSALVAFLEQHKEVLDEDCKRRMYTNPLRVLDSKNPEIQTLLNDAPTLSEFLDDDSREHFRGLCALLDDAGIRYRINQRLVRGLDYYNRTVFEWVTRSLGSQGTVCGGGRYDGLVEQLGGRATPAVGFAMGLERLVLLVQAVNPEFEPTRVVDVYVIASGQGVQSAAMQLAEKLRDADPALKLMTNFGGGNFKKQFARADKWGARIALVLGEDEVNAGQVVLKDLRTGDQQTLAQSDAAATLRTLLQ, encoded by the coding sequence GTGGCGAAGAATATTCAAGCGATTCGCGGGATGAACGATTACCTGCCGGCAGATACCGCAATCTGGCAGCGTATTGAAGGCACCCTGAAGCAGGTGCTGGCCAGCTATGGTTACAGTGAAATCCGTCTGCCAATCGTTGAGCACACCCCGCTGTTCAGCCGCGCCATCGGTGAAGTGACCGACGTGGTTGAAAAAGAGATGTACACCTTTGAAGACCGCAACGGCGAAAGCCTGACGCTGCGCCCGGAAGGCACGGCGGGTTGCGTACGCGCCGGTATTGAGCATGGCCTGCTCTACAACCAGGAGCAGCGCCTGTGGTACGTCGGCCCGATGTTCCGCTATGAGCGTCCGCAAAAAGGGCGCTACCGCCAGTTCCATCAGATGGGGGTGGAAGTCTTTGGCCTGCAGGGGCCGGACGTGGATGCCGAGCTGATTATGCTGACTGCGCGCTGGTGGAAAGCGCTGGGCATCGCCGACCACGTGGAACTGGAACTGAACTCAATTGGCTCTCTGGAGGCGCGTGCAAACTACCGCAGCGCGCTGGTGGCGTTCCTCGAACAGCATAAAGAGGTGCTGGATGAGGACTGCAAACGCCGCATGTACACCAATCCGCTGCGCGTGCTGGACAGTAAGAATCCGGAGATTCAGACCCTGCTGAACGATGCGCCAACGCTGAGTGAATTCCTCGACGACGATTCACGTGAGCATTTCCGCGGTTTGTGCGCACTGCTGGACGATGCCGGCATCCGCTATCGCATCAATCAGCGCCTGGTGCGCGGCCTGGATTACTACAACCGCACCGTTTTTGAGTGGGTAACCCGCAGCCTCGGCTCGCAGGGCACGGTGTGCGGCGGCGGTCGCTATGATGGCCTGGTGGAGCAGCTGGGTGGCCGCGCCACGCCGGCGGTCGGCTTTGCCATGGGGCTTGAGCGTCTGGTACTGCTGGTGCAGGCCGTGAATCCGGAATTTGAACCGACGCGCGTTGTTGATGTCTATGTTATCGCTTCGGGGCAGGGCGTGCAGTCCGCCGCGATGCAGCTGGCGGAAAAACTGCGTGATGCCGACCCGGCGCTGAAGCTGATGACCAACTTCGGTGGCGGTAACTTCAAAAAGCAGTTTGCCCGTGCCGATAAGTGGGGCGCACGCATTGCGCTGGTGCTGGGTGAAGACGAAGTCAACGCCGGCCAGGTGGTGCTGAAAGATTTGCGCACCGGCGACCAGCAGACGCTGGCGCAGAGTGACGCTGCGGCGACCCTGCGTACGCTGCTGCAGTAA
- the ispG gene encoding flavodoxin-dependent (E)-4-hydroxy-3-methylbut-2-enyl-diphosphate synthase: MHNEAPIIRRKSTRIYVGKVPVGDGAPIAVQSMTNTRTTDVEATVNQIRALERVGVDIVRVSVPTMDAAEAFRLIKQQVNVPLVADIHFDYRIALKVAEYGVDCLRINPGNIGNNERIRQVVDCARDHNIPIRIGVNAGSLEKDLQEKYGEPTPQALLESAMRHVDHLDRLNFDQFKVSVKASDVFLAVESYRLLAKAIDQPLHLGITEAGGARAGAVKSAIGLGLLLAEGIGDTLRISLAADPVEEVKVGYDILKSLRIRSRGINFIACPTCSRQEFDVIGTVNALEERLEDIITPMDVSIIGCVVNGPGEATVSTLGVTGGNKKSGFYEDGVRQRDRLDNNDMIDQLEARIRAKAAMLDESRRISVQQLEK, translated from the coding sequence ATGCATAACGAAGCACCCATTATCCGTCGCAAATCAACGCGAATTTACGTCGGCAAGGTGCCAGTTGGCGATGGCGCGCCCATCGCCGTTCAGTCCATGACCAACACCCGAACCACTGACGTTGAAGCCACGGTAAACCAGATCCGTGCGCTGGAGCGCGTCGGGGTGGATATCGTGCGCGTTTCCGTGCCGACCATGGATGCGGCTGAAGCCTTCAGACTCATTAAGCAACAGGTCAATGTGCCGCTGGTGGCGGACATTCACTTTGACTATCGCATCGCCCTCAAAGTGGCTGAATATGGCGTCGATTGCCTGCGCATTAACCCGGGCAACATTGGTAACAATGAGCGTATTCGTCAGGTGGTGGACTGCGCACGCGATCACAACATTCCTATCCGTATCGGCGTTAACGCCGGTTCGCTGGAGAAGGATCTGCAGGAGAAGTATGGTGAGCCCACGCCACAGGCGCTGCTGGAATCGGCCATGCGTCACGTGGATCACCTTGACCGGCTAAACTTCGATCAGTTTAAGGTCAGCGTCAAAGCGTCTGATGTCTTCCTCGCCGTTGAATCGTATCGCCTGCTGGCGAAAGCGATCGACCAGCCGCTGCATCTGGGCATCACTGAAGCTGGCGGCGCACGTGCCGGTGCGGTGAAATCTGCGATTGGTCTTGGCCTGCTGCTGGCTGAAGGCATCGGCGATACGCTGCGTATCTCGCTGGCGGCGGATCCGGTTGAGGAAGTAAAAGTCGGTTACGACATCCTCAAATCGCTGCGCATTCGTTCACGCGGCATCAACTTTATTGCCTGCCCGACCTGTTCACGTCAGGAGTTTGATGTGATCGGCACCGTGAACGCGCTGGAAGAGCGGCTGGAAGACATTATCACGCCAATGGATGTCTCGATTATCGGCTGTGTGGTAAACGGCCCGGGCGAAGCCACCGTTTCTACCCTTGGCGTAACCGGCGGCAATAAAAAAAGCGGTTTCTACGAAGATGGGGTGCGCCAGCGCGATCGTCTGGATAACAACGACATGATCGATCAGCTGGAAGCGCGCATTCGTGCCAAAGCCGCCATGCTGGATGAGAGCCGCCGTATCAGCGTACAACAGCTGGAAAAATAA
- the rodZ gene encoding cytoskeleton protein RodZ: protein MNTEATQEKSAVHSTGERLRLAREQMGLTQQNVAERLCLKLSTVRDIEEDKSPADLASTFLRGYIRSYARLVHVPEDDLLPMMAKQAPVRAAKIEPMQSFSLGKRRKKRDGWLMIFTWLVIFVVVGLTGAWWWQNHKASQADLVSMADQNGSSSDNSQSIPLGDNSTDSASDSDTNAAGTPVDNGAGAVATPDTGSTAPAASSNSAAASGSANAVVAPSQAPVDNTPPAATSPAPANSVPAASMPTGNAAVSQPAGDPNAVVMNFKADCWLEVTDATGKKLFSGLQRSGGKLSLSGTAPYRLKIGAPGAVEVQYQNQPVDLSRFIRNNQVARLTLGAQ from the coding sequence ATGAATACTGAAGCCACTCAAGAGAAATCTGCAGTACATTCCACAGGTGAACGCCTGCGTCTGGCCCGTGAGCAGATGGGGCTGACGCAGCAAAACGTCGCTGAACGCCTGTGCCTGAAACTTTCCACCGTACGTGACATTGAAGAGGACAAATCCCCGGCGGATTTAGCCTCCACTTTCCTGCGCGGCTACATTCGTTCTTATGCGCGACTGGTGCACGTTCCGGAAGATGATCTGCTGCCGATGATGGCGAAACAGGCGCCGGTGCGCGCCGCGAAAATCGAGCCTATGCAGAGCTTCTCATTAGGTAAACGCCGTAAAAAGCGTGATGGCTGGCTGATGATTTTCACCTGGCTGGTGATTTTTGTCGTGGTGGGCCTCACCGGCGCCTGGTGGTGGCAGAATCATAAAGCCTCGCAGGCAGATCTGGTCTCGATGGCGGATCAGAACGGCAGCAGCAGCGACAACAGCCAGTCGATTCCGCTGGGTGATAACAGCACCGACAGCGCCAGCGATAGCGACACCAATGCGGCAGGCACGCCGGTCGATAACGGTGCCGGTGCGGTGGCGACGCCGGATACCGGCAGCACGGCGCCGGCGGCCAGCAGCAACAGCGCTGCGGCAAGCGGCAGCGCTAACGCCGTTGTCGCCCCGAGCCAGGCGCCGGTGGATAACACGCCGCCAGCGGCGACCTCACCGGCACCGGCTAACAGCGTTCCTGCAGCCAGCATGCCAACCGGCAATGCCGCGGTCAGCCAGCCAGCGGGCGATCCCAACGCCGTGGTGATGAATTTCAAAGCCGACTGCTGGCTGGAAGTGACCGATGCCACGGGCAAAAAGCTGTTCAGCGGCCTGCAGCGCAGCGGCGGTAAGCTGAGCTTATCCGGCACGGCTCCGTATCGTCTGAAAATTGGCGCACCGGGGGCGGTTGAGGTGCAATATCAGAATCAGCCCGTTGATTTAAGTCGTTTTATCCGTAATAACCAGGTTGCCCGACTGACGCTGGGTGCGCAATAA
- the pilW gene encoding type IV pilus biogenesis/stability protein PilW gives MRTGLPAAVLAGFVVTGCVSDAPHHRSAADIRLQLGVHYLAVKEYAAAQRNLLRAQQAAPGDYRIPLALARVAQAQQNSARARYYYQRAQQLAPANGYLANNYGAFLCGLRQYDEAHQQFKLAIEAQENAARQDAFLFSGYCYLQAGEPDAARAQWHHALAAAPEQGSALLKEADRRLDQQERDTVPLLLEVYHQHLPATAESLWLQIRFAAQQGNAADVTRYGDRLARSFPQSIQYQRYLANEY, from the coding sequence ATGCGTACAGGATTACCCGCGGCTGTTCTGGCTGGCTTTGTTGTAACCGGTTGTGTCAGTGATGCGCCGCATCATCGCAGCGCCGCTGATATTCGCCTGCAGCTCGGCGTGCATTATCTGGCTGTGAAAGAGTATGCTGCTGCACAGCGTAATCTGTTGCGGGCTCAGCAGGCGGCTCCCGGGGATTATCGCATCCCGCTGGCGCTTGCGCGCGTGGCCCAGGCGCAGCAGAATAGCGCCCGGGCGCGGTACTACTATCAGCGCGCGCAGCAGCTGGCACCGGCGAATGGCTATCTGGCTAACAATTACGGTGCGTTTCTCTGCGGTTTAAGGCAGTATGACGAAGCGCATCAACAGTTTAAGCTGGCGATTGAGGCGCAGGAAAATGCGGCCCGGCAGGATGCCTTTCTGTTTTCGGGCTATTGTTACCTGCAGGCTGGAGAGCCTGACGCCGCGCGTGCGCAATGGCATCACGCGCTGGCAGCCGCACCGGAGCAGGGCAGTGCGCTGCTGAAGGAAGCGGACAGGCGGCTCGATCAGCAAGAGCGGGACACCGTTCCGCTGCTTTTAGAAGTTTACCATCAGCACCTGCCCGCAACGGCAGAGAGCCTGTGGTTACAGATACGTTTCGCCGCGCAACAGGGAAACGCTGCTGACGTTACACGTTATGGCGACCGGTTGGCGCGAAGTTTTCCACAATCGATACAGTACCAGCGTTATTTAGCTAATGAATACTGA
- a CDS encoding bifunctional tRNA (adenosine(37)-C2)-methyltransferase TrmG/ribosomal RNA large subunit methyltransferase RlmN yields MSEQIVTPASASPAVVSPKSEKINLLDLNRQQMREFFVEMGEKPFRADQVMKWMYHYCCDDFEQMTDINKVLRSKLMQRAEIRAPEVAEEMRSSDGTIKWAIRVGDQLVETVYIPEADRATLCVSSQVGCALECKFCSTAQQGFNRNLRVSEIIGQVWRAAKIIGAAKVTGQRPITNVVMMGMGEPLLNLNNVVPAMDIMLDDFGFGLSKRRVTLSTSGVVPALDKLGDMIDVALAISLHAPNDTIRDEIVPINKKYNIEAFLGAVKRYIGKSNANQGRVTIEYVMLDHINDSTDNAHELAALLKDTPCKINLIPWNPFPGAPYGRSSNSRIDRFSKVLMEYGFTTIVRKTRGDDIDAACGQLAGDVIDRTKRTLRKKMAGETISVKAL; encoded by the coding sequence ATGTCCGAACAGATTGTGACGCCAGCGTCCGCTTCCCCCGCCGTGGTTTCCCCGAAAAGCGAAAAAATTAACCTGCTGGATCTGAACCGCCAGCAGATGCGCGAATTCTTTGTCGAAATGGGCGAAAAGCCTTTCCGCGCCGATCAGGTCATGAAGTGGATGTACCACTACTGCTGCGACGATTTCGAGCAGATGACCGACATCAATAAAGTGCTGCGCAGCAAACTGATGCAGCGCGCTGAAATCCGCGCGCCGGAAGTGGCGGAAGAGATGCGTTCCAGCGATGGCACCATTAAGTGGGCGATTCGCGTGGGCGATCAGCTGGTTGAAACCGTGTACATTCCGGAGGCCGATCGCGCCACGCTCTGCGTCTCTTCGCAGGTGGGATGTGCGCTGGAGTGTAAATTCTGTTCGACCGCACAGCAGGGCTTCAACCGTAACCTGCGGGTTTCCGAGATCATCGGCCAGGTCTGGCGCGCCGCCAAAATCATCGGCGCAGCCAAAGTGACCGGTCAGCGTCCTATCACCAACGTGGTGATGATGGGCATGGGTGAACCGCTGCTCAACCTCAACAATGTGGTGCCGGCGATGGACATCATGCTGGACGATTTTGGTTTCGGCCTGTCTAAACGTCGCGTGACGCTCTCTACCTCGGGCGTGGTGCCGGCGCTGGATAAGCTGGGCGACATGATTGACGTGGCGCTGGCGATCTCCCTGCATGCGCCGAACGACACCATTCGCGACGAAATTGTGCCAATCAACAAAAAGTACAATATCGAAGCGTTTCTCGGTGCGGTGAAGCGTTACATTGGCAAGTCCAATGCCAATCAGGGCCGCGTCACCATTGAGTATGTGATGCTGGATCACATCAACGACAGCACGGATAACGCTCACGAGCTGGCGGCTCTGCTAAAGGACACGCCGTGCAAGATCAACCTGATTCCGTGGAACCCGTTCCCCGGCGCACCTTACGGCCGCAGCTCCAACAGCCGCATCGACCGCTTCTCGAAAGTGCTGATGGAGTATGGCTTCACCACCATCGTGCGCAAAACCCGCGGTGACGACATCGACGCCGCTTGTGGTCAGCTGGCAGGCGATGTGATTGACCGTACCAAACGTACGCTGCGCAAGAAAATGGCCGGTGAAACCATCTCTGTGAAGGCGCTCTGA
- the ndk gene encoding nucleoside-diphosphate kinase, whose product MAIERTFSIIKPNAVAKNVIGAIYNRFESAGFKIVGAKMLHLTKEQAEGFYAEHKGRPFFDGLVEFMTSGPVVVSVLEGENAIQRHRDLMGATNPDNALAGTLRADYADSFTENATHGSDSAESAAREIAYFFAENEVCPRTR is encoded by the coding sequence ATGGCAATCGAACGTACTTTCTCCATCATCAAACCAAACGCCGTCGCTAAGAACGTAATTGGTGCTATCTACAACCGTTTTGAGAGCGCAGGCTTCAAAATCGTTGGCGCGAAAATGCTGCACCTGACTAAAGAGCAGGCTGAAGGCTTCTACGCGGAGCACAAAGGCCGTCCGTTCTTTGATGGTCTGGTTGAGTTCATGACCTCTGGCCCGGTGGTGGTTTCCGTTCTGGAAGGTGAAAATGCTATCCAGCGTCACCGTGACCTGATGGGTGCAACCAACCCGGACAACGCACTGGCTGGCACCCTGCGTGCTGACTATGCAGACAGCTTCACCGAGAACGCAACGCACGGTTCTGACTCTGCAGAATCTGCTGCGCGCGAAATCGCGTACTTCTTCGCAGAAAACGAAGTCTGCCCGCGCACCCGCTAA
- the pbpC gene encoding peptidoglycan glycosyltransferase PbpC (penicillin-binding protein 1C) has translation MGRLKRWRWLPLFLLLLVAGLGLLDRLDPLPLQELQPARVVVAEDGTPLWRFADRQGVWRYPVTPEEVAPAYLDALLTYEDRWFWHHPGINPLALVRASAQNLLHHGIVSGGSTLTMQVARLIDPQPRTLRGKMVQAWRALQLEWHLSKRQILTLYLNRAPFGGTVEGIGAASWLWLGKPPARLTQGEAALLAVLPQAPSRLRPDRWPQRAEAARNKVLDRLAAYRVWPAATVAEIKQEPVWLPPRQMPQHAPLLARRLLSLSPATKIVSTLDVALQRELENLADALRTQLPPRTSLALLVVDHHTMNVRGYVGSVSFTDDSRFGQIDMIASVRSPGSLLKPFIYGMALDEGLIHGESLLQDVPRRFGDYRPGNFDSGFHGPVSASEALQRSLNLPAVQLLDALGPKGVAARLRNAGLDLRFPAGGQPNLALALGGTGARLDDMVAAFSAFARHGNAAQLRWLPQQPLQERPLLSPGAAWIIRRILAGQAQPPASGTVSDVVPLAWKTGTSYGYRDAWSIGITPRYLIGVWVGRPDATPVAGQFGFASAVPVMNQVSHILAGHGLPDGIVRDPRPPSVSAASICWPGGQPLPPGDDNCRQRRQSWVLNHTLPPTLLAPGQEGVNGLRQRIWLNRQGRRVAADCPDAQSSERLLWPLPLEPWLPASERRAQRLPPADLLCPPLTSGNVPPLVVTGVIAGQRVQPLPGHAVLLLPVAVQGGQGTQRWWFLNGQPVEQAAGQSSASLVLSSPGTYQLVVMDEGGQLVSLSFTRS, from the coding sequence ATGGGACGTCTGAAGCGGTGGCGCTGGCTGCCGCTTTTTTTACTGCTGCTGGTCGCCGGCCTGGGGCTGCTGGATCGGCTTGACCCGCTGCCGCTGCAGGAATTGCAACCGGCCCGCGTGGTGGTGGCCGAAGATGGCACGCCGCTGTGGCGTTTCGCGGACCGCCAGGGCGTATGGCGTTACCCGGTGACGCCGGAGGAGGTCGCCCCGGCTTACCTCGACGCGCTGCTGACCTACGAGGATCGCTGGTTCTGGCACCATCCGGGCATCAATCCCCTGGCGCTGGTGCGTGCCAGCGCCCAGAATCTGCTGCATCACGGCATCGTCTCCGGCGGCAGCACGCTGACCATGCAGGTGGCGCGACTGATTGATCCGCAACCGCGCACGCTGCGCGGCAAGATGGTACAGGCGTGGCGCGCCTTGCAACTGGAGTGGCATCTCTCCAAACGGCAGATTCTGACGCTGTATCTTAACCGCGCGCCGTTTGGCGGCACGGTAGAGGGCATAGGAGCCGCCAGCTGGCTATGGCTGGGTAAACCGCCCGCCCGGCTGACCCAGGGCGAAGCGGCACTGCTGGCGGTGCTGCCCCAGGCGCCGAGCCGCCTGCGGCCTGATCGCTGGCCGCAGCGGGCCGAGGCAGCACGCAATAAAGTGCTGGACCGGCTGGCGGCGTACCGGGTGTGGCCGGCGGCGACGGTGGCAGAGATCAAACAGGAGCCGGTATGGCTGCCGCCCCGCCAGATGCCGCAGCATGCGCCGCTGCTGGCGCGTCGTCTGCTGTCGCTCTCACCGGCGACGAAAATTGTCTCCACGCTGGATGTCGCGCTGCAGCGCGAGCTGGAAAATCTGGCTGACGCGCTGCGAACGCAGCTGCCGCCGCGCACCTCGCTGGCGCTGCTGGTGGTGGATCATCACACCATGAACGTACGCGGTTATGTGGGCTCGGTTTCCTTCACGGACGACAGCCGCTTTGGCCAGATTGATATGATCGCCAGCGTGCGCTCTCCTGGATCGCTGCTGAAGCCGTTCATCTATGGCATGGCGCTGGATGAGGGACTGATTCATGGCGAATCGCTGCTGCAGGATGTGCCGCGCCGCTTTGGCGATTACCGCCCCGGCAATTTTGACAGCGGCTTTCACGGCCCGGTCAGCGCCAGCGAAGCGCTGCAGCGCTCGCTGAATCTGCCGGCGGTACAGCTGCTGGACGCGCTCGGACCGAAAGGCGTGGCGGCGCGGCTGCGAAATGCCGGCCTCGATCTGCGTTTCCCGGCGGGCGGCCAGCCCAACCTGGCGCTGGCGCTGGGCGGCACCGGAGCCCGGCTGGATGACATGGTGGCGGCTTTCAGCGCATTTGCCCGTCATGGCAATGCCGCGCAGCTACGCTGGCTGCCGCAGCAGCCGCTGCAGGAGCGTCCGCTGCTTTCGCCCGGCGCGGCATGGATTATCCGTCGCATCCTGGCTGGTCAGGCGCAGCCACCGGCCAGCGGAACGGTGAGCGATGTGGTGCCGCTGGCGTGGAAAACCGGTACCAGTTATGGCTATCGTGACGCCTGGAGCATCGGCATCACGCCGCGCTATCTGATTGGTGTCTGGGTCGGCCGTCCGGATGCCACGCCGGTGGCAGGGCAGTTCGGGTTTGCCTCGGCCGTACCGGTGATGAATCAGGTCAGCCATATTCTGGCCGGGCATGGGCTGCCGGACGGCATCGTGCGCGATCCGCGTCCGCCTTCGGTCAGCGCCGCCAGCATCTGCTGGCCCGGGGGACAGCCGCTGCCGCCGGGAGATGACAACTGCCGCCAGCGTCGCCAGAGCTGGGTGCTGAATCACACCCTCCCGCCGACGCTGCTGGCGCCGGGGCAGGAGGGCGTAAACGGATTACGTCAGCGCATCTGGCTGAACCGTCAGGGGCGGCGGGTGGCGGCAGATTGCCCGGATGCGCAGAGCAGTGAACGCCTGCTGTGGCCGCTGCCGCTGGAGCCGTGGTTACCGGCCAGTGAACGGCGGGCGCAGCGTCTGCCGCCCGCCGATCTCCTCTGTCCGCCGCTGACGTCCGGCAATGTTCCGCCGCTGGTGGTCACCGGTGTGATAGCCGGGCAGCGCGTGCAGCCGCTGCCGGGTCACGCGGTACTGCTGCTGCCGGTGGCGGTGCAGGGCGGGCAGGGCACGCAGCGCTGGTGGTTCCTTAATGGCCAGCCGGTGGAGCAGGCGGCCGGGCAGAGCAGCGCCTCGCTGGTGCTGAGCTCACCGGGAACCTATCAGCTGGTGGTAATGGATGAGGGCGGGCAGCTGGTTTCGCTCTCCTTTACGCGGAGCTGA